CGGTTACGGGCGCGCGGACAAAGCCCAAGTCCAGCAAATGGTGCGGTTGCTGTTGCAACTCGATCACGTGCCCCAGCCGGACGATGCGGCGGACGCGCTCGCGGTCGCGATTTGTCACGCGCATCGCGCGCGCTTTGAAAGGTTGACCCAGGAATGATTGCAACGATTCACGGCAAGTTACAATCGCGCACCAACGATTCGTTCGTGGTGAACGTCGGCGGCATCGGTCTGCGCGTGCGCGTGACGAGCGGCACGGCGGCAAACCTGGGCGCGCTCGGCAGCGATGTGATGTTGTTCACGCACTTGCGCGTGCGCGAGGACGAACTTTCGCTGTACGGATTTGCGACCGAAGACGAACTGGGGTTGTTCGAAACCCTGCTCACCGTCAGTGGCATCGGTCCCAAAGTGGCGATGGGCATTCTCTCCGCCGCGTCCACCGACACACTACGGATGGCAATCGCGCAAGGCAACGTGGATGTGCTGACGTCCTTTCCGGGCATTGGCAAGAAAACCGCGCAGAGATTGGTGCTTGAACTCAAGGGTAAGGTGAACGTGAGCGGCTTGGGCGAGGTGAGCGAATTGACGCCGCTCGATGAAGACGTGCTCAACGCG
This genomic window from Chloroflexota bacterium contains:
- the ruvA gene encoding Holliday junction branch migration protein RuvA, with the translated sequence MIATIHGKLQSRTNDSFVVNVGGIGLRVRVTSGTAANLGALGSDVMLFTHLRVREDELSLYGFATEDELGLFETLLTVSGIGPKVAMGILSAASTDTLRMAIAQGNVDVLTSFPGIGKKTAQRLVLELKGKVNVSGLGEVSELTPLDEDVLNALINLGYSAAEAARAARAVPASAKTLEDRLRVALQYLGGG